The Streptomyces sp. NBC_01268 genome window below encodes:
- a CDS encoding DUF4229 domain-containing protein has product MLRYTLMRLGIFAGSFLALWGLVYVGVLPRGLGDSNLLWVLLLSVVISAPLSFVLLRKERDAMSVQIVEKVDRAKGRLEANRSAEDAA; this is encoded by the coding sequence ATGCTCCGCTACACCCTGATGCGCCTCGGCATCTTCGCCGGCAGCTTCCTCGCGCTGTGGGGCCTGGTCTACGTCGGCGTGCTGCCGCGCGGCCTCGGCGACTCCAACCTGCTGTGGGTCCTGCTGCTCTCGGTGGTCATCTCCGCGCCGCTCAGCTTCGTGCTGCTGCGCAAGGAGCGGGACGCGATGAGCGTCCAGATCGTCGAGAAGGTCGACCGCGCCAAGGGCCGGCTCGAGGCGAACCGCTCCGCCGAGGACGCGGCCTGA